A window of the Cystobacter fuscus genome harbors these coding sequences:
- a CDS encoding amidohydrolase family protein, translating to MLEPAVVSPGVVDAHCHAASRRFIPRSFVEGAIRNITVMHEALGVPVQPGRLVDRALEALGDHGCDELVRQMDEAGVDWSVLLLPDFTYRLKDCELTIEEMFVEHRRILERHPGRFQVLAGVDPRWGRDGLALFERGLKEYGFRGLKLYPPCGYRADDHLLYPFYELCAAWNVPVLLHMGPTSSNLDFEPARPGCVDEPARLFPKVNFILAHAATAHVDECAMLCAFRPNVYADVSGFQEGARSEGRGLSHLLRSAPAHKLLFGTDWPVFQEDARQAEHLESFLEVAREVLAGPRLRLVLRENASRLFRGR from the coding sequence ATGCTTGAGCCGGCCGTGGTTTCGCCTGGAGTGGTGGATGCGCATTGTCATGCGGCCTCGCGGCGTTTCATTCCTCGCTCCTTCGTGGAGGGAGCCATCCGCAACATCACCGTGATGCACGAGGCACTGGGGGTGCCGGTCCAGCCCGGGCGCCTGGTGGACCGTGCCCTGGAGGCACTGGGAGACCATGGCTGTGACGAGCTGGTGCGCCAGATGGACGAGGCGGGCGTCGACTGGAGTGTCCTCCTGCTCCCGGACTTCACGTACCGCCTGAAGGACTGCGAGCTGACCATCGAGGAGATGTTCGTCGAGCACCGGCGCATCCTCGAGCGGCACCCGGGCCGCTTCCAGGTCCTGGCGGGAGTGGATCCCCGATGGGGACGCGACGGACTGGCGCTGTTCGAGCGCGGGCTGAAGGAGTACGGTTTCCGGGGTCTCAAGCTCTATCCCCCGTGCGGCTACCGGGCCGATGACCATCTCCTGTACCCCTTCTATGAACTCTGCGCGGCCTGGAACGTCCCGGTGCTCCTGCACATGGGGCCGACCTCGTCCAACCTGGACTTCGAGCCCGCGCGCCCTGGCTGTGTCGATGAGCCCGCGCGCCTGTTTCCCAAGGTGAACTTCATCCTCGCCCACGCGGCGACGGCCCATGTCGACGAATGCGCCATGCTCTGTGCCTTCCGGCCCAACGTCTACGCGGACGTGAGCGGGTTCCAGGAGGGGGCTCGGAGCGAGGGGCGGGGGTTGAGCCACCTGCTCCGGAGCGCGCCGGCCCACAAGCTGCTCTTCGGAACGGACTGGCCCGTCTTCCAGGAGGATGCGCGCCAGGCCGAGCACCTCGAGTCCTTCCTGGAGGTGGCGCGCGAGGTTCTCGCGGGGCCTCGGTTACGGCTCGTGCTGCGGGAGAACGCGTCCCGTCTGTTCCGGGGCCGCTGA